The following coding sequences are from one Rhipicephalus microplus isolate Deutch F79 chromosome 3, USDA_Rmic, whole genome shotgun sequence window:
- the LOC142804228 gene encoding uncharacterized protein LOC142804228: MTGCCVPMCTNNSRNGWKLYHFPTEPKRRLLWMVKIKRDKWQPTKSSCVCSAHFEASHFEQHRADQWIKLKPNAVPTVFPFRGLPPQRKAPKDRAGPAVLPDACQETRGDNSTAINCTPLTSAQANLNSRTDSLGAQQPQSCNSQTPDSVPHIMEREEVVISADAPDGARENKQLNKQLSDMGRKYTQLHQVHRKATSTIQALKKQVKKLETKMELFGQRLKFLNDDQLQALGRQSNKGSTWSAETIKQALQIKFSCGKTGYQTLRNLGYPLPSGKTLARRLQGLKFLPGILTEVIDVLKIKAENMQDIEKDCALFLDEMEIARGYELDRAEDVVLGGQTMPENPDEPAHHALVFMVGGLNTRWKQVIAYHFTGSHVEGSILKDYVMKIVQLCAEISLRIRVVTCDMGASNRAMWRELGFSSHRNSITVCSVPHPCLEDKELFFTADAAHVLKNVKSQLLSSEVFFLSDATVCQHNLPSKEVNVDHVRSVIKYDAERELKVAPRLSELHISRGHFTKMKVGVAVRFFREAPAAIRYLIKEDAIEPEAETTAWFLELVFNWYTLMSSRHPSVALSLRDMRRYHESIELLNSALEVFQGMKMGSKAQWKPSQAGLLITTKVVLRLQDILLRSEGYEFFLTSRILQDCLENLFSVVRIRKPVPNAYDLKCALKLVCVSQFLHAPGTSSYEVDDAKYLADMLAKGKQEHGEVEADVIDDSEILFIEELQENECNILFYIGGFLLKGMLSVVAGCGHCNSALLGSTESEHATLTILKEYRSEGGNLTYPSKDVLLTLKSCEEHFRGIISWSEGLLRLRSPLKAVTDYLNEMVRPCVKTCSEHSDAVAKLLIANYARLRLRVHLRHVSSNGVNEHGSKTCAGVSLP; this comes from the exons ATGACTGGGTGCTGCGTGCCCATGTGCACGAACAACTCCAGAAATGGTTGGAAACTCTACCATTTTCCGACAGAGCCCAAAAGAAGGCTGCTATGGATGGTGAAGATTAAGCGAGACAAGTGGCAGCCTACGAAGTCCTCGTGTGTATGCAGT GCACATTTTGAAGCAAGCCATTTCGAGCAGCACCGAGCTGACCAGTGGATAAAACTGAAGCCGAACGCTGTGCCAACGGTGTTCCCTTTCAGGG gcttgcctccacaAAGGAAGGCGCCAAAGGACAGGGCAGGACCTGCTGTGTTGCCTGATGCATGCCAAGAAACACGCGGTGACAACTCTACGGCCATTAATTGTACGCCACTCACAAGTGCACAGGCGAATTTAAATTCACGCACAGACAGTCTTGGCGCACAGCAACCGCAAAGCTGCAATTCTCAGACGCCTGATTCAGTACCGCACATTATGGAAAGGGAAGAAGTTGTGATCTCGGCCGATGCACCTGACGGGGCACGTGAAAACAAGCAGTTAAATAAGCAGCTCTCCGATATGGGCAGAAAATACACTCAGCTACATCAAGTCCATCGGAAAGCCACCTCAACCATTCAAGCActaaaaaaacaggtgaaaaaattGGAAACCAAAATGGAATTATTCGGACAGCGTTTGAAATTCCTCAATGATGACCAGCTGCAGGCTCTTGGGCGCCAGAGTAATAAGGGAAGCACTTGGTCTGCAGAAACAATCAAGCAGGCGCTTCAGATTAAGTTTTCCTGTGGAAAAACTGGTTACCAGACACTAAGAAATCTGGGCTACCCCTTGCCATCCGGAAAAACCCTTGCACGTCGCCTTCAGGGCCTCAAGTTTCTTCCCGGAATTTTGACGGAAGTCATCGATGTTCTCAAAATCAAAGCAGAGAACATGCAAGACATTGAAAAAGACTGTGCTTTGTTCTTGGATGAAATGGAGATTGCTCGCGGGTACGAGCTCGATCGCGCTGAGGATGTGGTGTTGGGGGGGCAAACTATGCCAGAAAATCCAGACGAACCTGCACATCACGCACTAGTGTTCATGGTAGGAGGCCTGAATACGAGATGGAAGCAAGTGATTGCCTACCACTTCACCGGAAGTCATGTAGAGGGTAGTATCCTCAAGGACTACGTCATGAAGATAGTGCAGCTCTGCGCGGAAATCTCTTTAAGAATCCGTGTCGTCACTTGCGACATGGGGGCTTCTAATCGGGCTATGTGGCGCGAGCTCGGATTCTCCAGCCACAGGAATTCCATTACTGTATGTTCAGTGCCTCACCCCTGTCTGGAAGacaaagaattgtttttcacagcaGATGCTGCACACGTGCTGAAGAATGTCAAGTCACAGTTGCTTTCATCGGAAGTATTCTTTCTGAGTGATGCAACAGTATGCCAGCACAATCTGCCATCAAAAGAAGTGAACGTGGACCATGTGCGCAGTGTAATTAAGTATGATGCTGAACGAGAGCTGAAAGTCGCCCCGAGGCTCTCAGAGTTACACATTTCGCGAGGCCATTTCACAAAAATGAAAGTGGGAGTTGCTGTCCGCTTCTTCAGGGAAGCTCCTGCAGCGATTCGGTACCTAATTAAAGAGGACGCGATAGAGCCGGAGGCAGAGACAACAGCTTGGTTTCTAGAATTAGTATTCAACTGGTACACGCTAATGTCTTCCCGCCACCCatcagttgctctcagccttcgaGACATGCGGAGGTACCACGAATCAATTGAGCTACTGAACTCGGCCCTCGAAGTTTTTCAAGGAATGAAGATGGGAAGCAAGGCACAGTGGAAGCCTTCGCAAGCAGGTTTACTAATAACAACAAAAGTCGTTCTTCGTCTCCAAGACATTCTCTTGCGCAGTGAAGGATACGAATTCTTCCTCACGAGCAGAATCTTGCAAGACTGCCTCGAAAATTTGTTTTCGGTGGTGCGCATCAGGAAGCCTGTTCCTAACGCATATGACTTAAAGTGTGCCCTGAAGCTTGTGTGCGTGAGTCAGTTCCTTCATGCACCCGGAACGTCAAGCTACGAAGTCGACGATGCTAAGTACCTCGCCGACATGCTTGCAAAAGGCAAACAAGAGCACGGGGAGGTGGAAGCTGATGTCATTGATGACTCGGAAATTTTGTTCattgaagaacttcaagaaaacgaATGCAACATCCTTTTCTACATCGGCGGCTTCCTTTTAAAAGGTATGCTGAGTGTTGTAGCGGGATGCGGGCATTGTAATTCTGCCTTGTTAGGCTCAACTGAAAGCGAGCACGCAACTCTGACTATTCTGAAGGAGTACAGGAGTGAAGGTGGCAACCTCACATATCCCAGCAAGGATGTTTTGCTGACACTCAAGTCGTGTGAAGAGCATTTCAGGGGCATCATAAGTTGGAGTGAGGGCTTGCTGCGCTTAAGGTCCCCGTTGAAGGCCGTGACCGATTATTTGAACGAGATGGTGCGCCCTTGCGTAAAGACTTGCTCCGAGCACAGTGACGCCGTAGCAAAACTCCTTATTGCGAATTATGCAAGACTGAGGCTTCGCGTGCATTTGCGCCACGTTAGTTCAAACGGCGTCAATGAACACGGAAGCAAGACGTGCGCTGGGGTAAGCCTTCCGTGA